A region of Bifidobacterium adolescentis ATCC 15703 DNA encodes the following proteins:
- the recN gene encoding DNA repair protein RecN, whose amino-acid sequence MLEELEIHNLGPIRSALIAPAGGMTAITGETGAGKSMLLSAIRLISGGPSDGGRVSVGAQEAWAQGVFEVASSPAAVAAAREAGFEPEDGELFLSRKVPASGRSRSMLSGRSVPRSVLASVAAELVTIHGQADQLRIATVSRQREFLDRYAGDEVALAAYGKTWNALRAMDERLERLSSQESSMRQQADYLRESIERINRVDPQPGEMDELRARRDRIENAAEIAEGVTRALGALDASQVADDVESASAADLIDRASQALRAIHVEGVFSELADRLDSISTDLSDVVFSLSGEVDNEASVEDLDAINGRIHELDELTRRWGPELSDVITWRDKAVYDLEDLDASPEKVEQLEAERAQLLEAAKKAAQAVSKRRRAAAKELASKVTAELDSLAMGTSKLEIRVAEREQLDATGADDIEFLFTPFPGSPQLPMGKSASGGELSRLMLALELVAAEKHVVAGGTVPPMTFIFDEVDAGVGGKAAVELGARLAKLAQSAQVLVVTHLPQVASWADEQYVVAKGETKDGSIATTISQVRGDERVHEIARMLSGSESETSLEHAEELLKSSVLD is encoded by the coding sequence ATGCTGGAAGAGCTTGAGATCCACAATCTCGGTCCGATCCGTTCCGCGCTGATCGCCCCGGCAGGCGGTATGACGGCGATCACCGGCGAAACAGGTGCCGGCAAATCGATGCTGCTCAGTGCGATCCGACTGATTTCCGGCGGTCCCTCCGACGGCGGCCGTGTTTCCGTCGGCGCTCAGGAGGCGTGGGCGCAGGGCGTGTTCGAAGTCGCTTCGTCGCCGGCCGCGGTGGCCGCCGCACGGGAGGCTGGCTTCGAGCCAGAGGACGGCGAACTGTTCCTGTCGCGCAAGGTGCCGGCTTCCGGACGATCCCGCAGCATGTTGTCGGGACGTAGCGTGCCTCGTTCCGTGCTTGCTTCCGTCGCCGCCGAATTGGTGACGATCCACGGCCAGGCCGACCAGTTACGTATCGCGACCGTTTCGCGGCAGCGTGAATTCCTGGACCGCTACGCGGGGGATGAAGTGGCGTTGGCCGCCTACGGCAAGACGTGGAACGCGCTGCGCGCAATGGACGAGCGTTTGGAAAGGCTCAGCAGCCAGGAATCGTCCATGCGCCAGCAGGCGGATTACCTGCGTGAGTCAATCGAACGCATCAACCGGGTCGACCCGCAGCCGGGGGAGATGGACGAATTGCGCGCACGGCGGGACCGCATCGAAAACGCCGCCGAAATCGCCGAAGGCGTGACCCGCGCATTGGGTGCGTTGGACGCTTCGCAAGTGGCGGATGACGTTGAATCGGCCAGCGCCGCCGATTTGATCGACCGTGCCTCGCAGGCATTGCGCGCCATTCACGTGGAAGGCGTGTTCTCCGAACTCGCCGACCGGCTCGACTCCATCAGCACCGATTTGTCCGACGTGGTGTTCAGCCTGTCCGGCGAAGTGGACAATGAGGCGAGCGTGGAGGATCTGGATGCCATCAACGGGCGCATCCACGAACTGGACGAGCTGACCCGCCGATGGGGGCCGGAATTGTCCGACGTGATCACGTGGAGGGACAAGGCCGTATACGATTTGGAGGATTTGGACGCCTCGCCGGAAAAGGTCGAACAGCTGGAAGCCGAACGCGCCCAACTGCTTGAGGCTGCGAAAAAAGCCGCGCAGGCTGTGAGCAAACGGCGTAGAGCCGCGGCGAAGGAACTCGCGTCCAAAGTCACCGCGGAACTTGATTCGCTGGCCATGGGCACTTCGAAACTGGAGATCCGCGTGGCCGAACGCGAACAGTTGGACGCCACCGGAGCGGACGACATCGAATTCCTCTTCACCCCGTTCCCCGGCTCCCCGCAACTGCCGATGGGCAAAAGCGCATCCGGCGGCGAATTGAGCCGTCTGATGCTCGCGCTTGAACTGGTCGCCGCCGAAAAGCATGTCGTGGCCGGCGGAACCGTGCCGCCGATGACGTTCATCTTCGATGAGGTCGACGCCGGCGTGGGAGGCAAGGCCGCTGTGGAACTGGGTGCCCGCTTGGCCAAACTCGCCCAATCCGCGCAGGTTCTGGTCGTCACGCACCTGCCGCAGGTCGCCTCCTGGGCGGACGAACAATATGTGGTCGCCAAAGGCGAAACCAAGGATGGTTCCATCGCCACCACCATCAGCCAGGTGCGCGGGGATGAGCGCGTGCACGAAATCGCCCGCATGCTGTCCGGCAGCGAAAGTGAAACATCTCTGGAACATGCCGAGGAACTGCTCAAATCGTCGGTGCTTGACTGA
- a CDS encoding HAD family hydrolase has translation MTQKTKANQGKGAIFDLDGTLLDSMGVWDQVDVDFLAKRGIEVPDDYMQKVAAMQFRQIAEYTIARFGLSDTPEALMEEWDHMARVMYATVVEAKPYAREYLESLKASGAKLAVATSLPPMLREPAMKHVGIFDYFDDVVSVDDAGDVGKTEPDVYLLAASRLGIKPSDCTVFEDLLVGMRSAKSVGMHVWAMHDDSSDADWPEICNLADGVMFDFHDAPVIL, from the coding sequence ATGACACAGAAAACCAAGGCGAACCAAGGCAAAGGCGCCATCTTCGACCTTGACGGCACGCTACTCGACTCCATGGGCGTGTGGGATCAGGTGGACGTCGACTTCCTTGCCAAACGCGGCATCGAGGTGCCGGACGACTACATGCAGAAGGTCGCGGCCATGCAATTCCGCCAGATCGCCGAATACACAATCGCACGATTCGGCCTGTCGGACACTCCCGAAGCGTTGATGGAGGAGTGGGACCATATGGCACGTGTCATGTACGCCACGGTGGTTGAAGCCAAACCGTATGCGCGCGAATATCTGGAATCGTTGAAGGCGAGCGGCGCGAAACTGGCCGTGGCCACGTCATTGCCGCCGATGCTGCGCGAACCGGCCATGAAGCACGTCGGCATTTTCGACTATTTCGATGACGTGGTCAGCGTCGACGATGCTGGCGACGTCGGCAAAACTGAGCCGGACGTATATCTGCTGGCCGCGTCGCGTCTCGGCATCAAACCAAGCGACTGCACCGTATTCGAGGATCTGCTGGTCGGCATGCGCTCGGCCAAGTCGGTCGGCATGCATGTGTGGGCCATGCACGACGATTCCTCCGACGCCGACTGGCCTGAGATCTGCAATCTGGCCGACGGCGTCATGTTCGACTTCCACGACGCGCCCGTCATACTGTAA
- a CDS encoding GntR family transcriptional regulator has product MKLNISSASGKPIYEQIEDQIRAAIMSGELQTGEALPSLRKLAKELHISVLTIARAYSELADEGLVENVQGKGTFVLAHGNELMKERARERIMDVFRQTVTAAKAADISLLDLLGMFEKAYREQS; this is encoded by the coding sequence GTGAAGCTGAACATCTCATCCGCGTCCGGCAAACCGATTTACGAACAGATCGAAGATCAGATCCGAGCGGCGATCATGTCGGGCGAACTGCAAACCGGCGAGGCGCTCCCCTCCCTCAGGAAGCTTGCCAAGGAACTGCACATCAGCGTGCTCACCATCGCCAGAGCGTACAGCGAGCTGGCGGATGAGGGGCTTGTCGAGAATGTGCAGGGCAAAGGCACGTTCGTGCTGGCCCACGGCAACGAGCTTATGAAGGAACGTGCGCGCGAACGCATCATGGACGTGTTCCGGCAGACGGTAACCGCCGCCAAGGCCGCCGACATCAGCCTGCTTGATCTGCTTGGCATGTTCGAGAAGGCGTATAGGGAACAATCATGA